Below is a genomic region from Acidobacteriota bacterium.
TGCGTTTGAAAACTGGACTCGCCGAGATGCTCAAGGGCGGCGTGATCATGGATGTTGTAGATGCTGAGCAGGCTCGGATTGCTGAAGATGCGGGTGCCGTGGCCGTGATGGCCCTGGAGCGTGTACCGGCTGACATTCGCCGGGACGGCGGCGTGGCCCGGATGTCATCACCGGGCATGATCCGTGAAATTATGAAAACGGTATCAATTCCCGTGATGGCCAAGGTCCGGATCGGCCATTTTGTCGAAGCACAGATCCTCGAAGAACTGGGTGTTGATTTCATTGATGAATCCGAAGTGCTGACGCCGGCAGACCATGCCAACCACATCAATAAATTCGCGTTTAAAGTGCCCTTTGTCTGCGGTGCCACCAATTTGGGCGAAGCCTTACGCCGGATTGGCGAAGGCGCGGCCATGATTCGCACCAAGGGCGAAGCTGGCACCGGAAACGTCGTCGAAGCCGTCAAGCACCTGCGCCAGATCCATCGTG
It encodes:
- the pdxS gene encoding pyridoxal 5'-phosphate synthase lyase subunit PdxS; the encoded protein is MTDTQLRLKTGLAEMLKGGVIMDVVDAEQARIAEDAGAVAVMALERVPADIRRDGGVARMSSPGMIREIMKTVSIPVMAKVRIGHFVEAQILEELGVDFIDESEVLTPADHANHINKFAFKVPFVCGATNLGEALRRIGEGAAMIRTKGEAGTGNVVEAVKHLRQIHRDMRLLTVLSDDELMAEAKRHQAPFELVQLVAKLGKLPVPNFAAGGIATPADAAMCMQLGAETVFVGSGIFKSSDPARRARAIVKAATHFNDPKVLLEVSEDLGEPMRGIDVTTLPEGELLATRGW